One genomic window of Desulfovibrio desulfuricans includes the following:
- a CDS encoding NADH-quinone oxidoreductase subunit B family protein encodes MGFVDNMIKRSRLKSPWIVHFDCGSCNGCDIEVLACLTPMYDVERFGVVNAGNPKHADVLLVTGTVNHRNQHVLKQIYEQMPSPKAVVSIGACNLSGGVFKDTYNVLNGAYNIIPVDVFVPGCPPKPEAIIDGVVQALGVLKAKMGLGPEPVPTFMPGDEDGTPDMTPQAESAPEEAPDKPQQNAG; translated from the coding sequence ATGGGTTTCGTCGACAATATGATCAAGCGGAGCCGCCTGAAGTCTCCGTGGATAGTTCATTTTGACTGCGGTTCCTGCAACGGCTGCGACATCGAGGTGCTGGCCTGTCTGACGCCCATGTATGACGTAGAACGTTTCGGGGTGGTCAACGCGGGCAACCCCAAGCATGCCGACGTGCTGCTGGTTACAGGCACGGTGAACCACCGCAACCAGCATGTGCTCAAGCAGATATACGAACAGATGCCTTCGCCCAAGGCCGTGGTTTCCATCGGAGCCTGCAACCTTTCCGGGGGCGTGTTCAAGGATACCTATAATGTGCTGAACGGCGCGTACAATATCATCCCTGTTGATGTGTTCGTGCCCGGCTGCCCGCCCAAACCCGAGGCCATCATTGACGGCGTGGTGCAGGCCCTTGGCGTGCTCAAGGCCAAGATGGGCCTTGGCCCCGAGCCTGTGCCCACCTTTATGCCGGGCGATGAGGACGGCACTCCCGACATGACGCCGCAGGCGGAGTCCGCGCCGGAAGAAGCCCCCGACAAGCCACAGCAAAACGCGGGTTAA
- a CDS encoding DUF3299 domain-containing protein, which translates to MKTASTTGRILCMLAALLCGWHSATALALTDDYERQKIEHWQPSREDADTAAAAKKSGKYTEITWDKLIPPSWNPAKVFDKFNFDKFSDDDPRADKALKEFQALWSNAPANKALGGKLVRIAGFVAPLDFLGGDELAEFLLVPYFGACIHVPPPPANQIIYVTLDKPRGIQMMDTVWVYGKLEIEKTESDIGDAGYRIKAEAVEPYVEDENN; encoded by the coding sequence ATGAAAACAGCCTCGACCACAGGGCGCATCCTCTGCATGCTGGCAGCATTGCTGTGCGGCTGGCACAGCGCAACCGCCCTTGCCCTGACTGACGATTACGAGCGGCAAAAAATCGAACACTGGCAGCCCTCGCGCGAGGATGCGGACACTGCCGCAGCCGCAAAAAAGAGCGGGAAATACACCGAAATCACATGGGACAAGCTGATTCCGCCATCATGGAATCCCGCAAAAGTTTTTGACAAGTTCAATTTTGACAAGTTCAGCGATGACGACCCCAGAGCCGACAAGGCCCTGAAAGAATTTCAGGCCCTGTGGAGCAACGCGCCAGCCAACAAGGCCCTGGGCGGCAAGCTGGTGCGCATAGCCGGATTTGTGGCTCCGCTTGATTTTCTGGGCGGCGATGAACTGGCAGAATTCTTGCTGGTTCCCTATTTCGGCGCGTGCATCCACGTGCCGCCGCCCCCGGCCAACCAGATCATATACGTCACACTGGACAAACCACGCGGCATACAGATGATGGACACCGTATGGGTTTATGGAAAGCTTGAAATCGAGAAAACAGAAAGCGATATCGGCGATGCGGGATACCGCATCAAGGCTGAGGCGGTGGAACCCTATGTGGAAGACGAAAACAACTGA
- a CDS encoding respiratory chain complex I subunit 1 family protein — protein sequence MLTIFSAIGGLILSPLVGGLLTGLDRRITARLQSRLGPPLLQPFYDILKLLGKQPQVTNAWLVFSAYITLISSALALLIFFMGGDLLLLFFVLTVGAVFQVVGAVCVPSPYSNVGAQRELLLMLAYEPILILVFVGFAMCTGSFSIAAVFQLEQPLLLKMPLLFLALGYALTIKLRKSPFDIAACHHGHQELVRGVQTEYSGPYLALIEIAHWFDLVLILGLCAMFWHTSFVGMAVLVGASLFTEILIDNITARLTWQWMVQKKSLLLGMGLALVNLLWLYVA from the coding sequence ATGCTCACCATCTTCAGCGCTATCGGCGGGTTGATCCTGTCGCCCCTGGTGGGCGGCCTGCTTACCGGTCTGGATCGCCGGATCACGGCGCGCCTTCAGTCGCGCCTTGGGCCGCCACTGCTCCAGCCCTTTTACGACATCTTGAAACTGCTGGGCAAACAGCCCCAGGTTACCAATGCATGGTTGGTGTTCAGCGCGTACATCACGCTGATTTCATCGGCGCTTGCTTTGCTGATTTTCTTCATGGGCGGGGATTTGCTGCTGCTGTTCTTCGTGCTCACAGTGGGTGCGGTGTTTCAGGTGGTTGGCGCGGTATGCGTGCCTTCGCCCTACAGCAACGTGGGCGCGCAGCGCGAGCTGTTGCTCATGCTTGCCTATGAGCCTATCCTCATCCTGGTGTTCGTTGGCTTTGCCATGTGCACGGGTTCGTTCTCCATTGCCGCAGTATTCCAGCTCGAGCAGCCCCTGCTGCTCAAGATGCCCCTGCTGTTTCTGGCGCTGGGTTACGCCCTGACAATCAAACTGCGCAAGTCGCCCTTTGATATCGCTGCCTGCCATCACGGCCACCAGGAACTGGTGCGCGGCGTACAGACCGAATACTCCGGCCCGTACCTTGCGCTGATTGAAATTGCCCACTGGTTTGACCTTGTGCTTATTCTTGGGCTGTGCGCCATGTTCTGGCACACCAGCTTTGTGGGAATGGCCGTTCTTGTGGGCGCCTCGCTGTTCACGGAAATTCTTATCGACAACATCACCGCCCGTCTGACGTGGCAGTGGATGGTGCAAAAGAAGTCTCTGCTGCTCGGCATGGGCCTGGCCCTGGTTAATCTTTTATGGCTGTACGTGGCGTAA
- a CDS encoding hydrogenase large subunit: MSNRTTVIPFGPQHPVLPEPLHIKFVVEDETVVGAVPQLGFVHRGLESLVRLKDYNQMVFVVERICGICSCIHANCYCNAIEDMMGITAPPRAQFLRVIWSELHRIHSHMLWLGLFADSFGFESVFQQFWRIREHVMDICEATAGNRVILSVNVVGGVRRDLSPDQIRWMHGRLDELEKGMRELTRTMLDDYTVQERTRGIGILSKDDARLLGAAGPTLRGSGWEIDERMHGYAAYKDLNFIPVVENDGDCYARSKVRFYEVLHSIELIREALNRLPESELTVKVTGNPEGESVFRVEQPRGELFYYIRANGTKNLERMRVRTPTFANVPPLLHMLPGCKLPDVPVIVLSIDPCISCTER; the protein is encoded by the coding sequence ATGAGCAACCGCACAACCGTGATTCCTTTCGGGCCGCAGCATCCCGTACTGCCCGAGCCGCTGCACATCAAGTTTGTGGTGGAAGATGAAACCGTGGTCGGGGCCGTGCCCCAGCTTGGTTTTGTCCATCGCGGGCTTGAAAGCCTTGTGCGGCTCAAGGACTACAATCAGATGGTCTTTGTGGTCGAGCGCATCTGCGGCATCTGCTCGTGCATCCATGCCAACTGCTACTGCAACGCCATTGAAGACATGATGGGCATTACAGCGCCGCCGCGCGCGCAGTTTTTGCGGGTTATCTGGTCAGAACTGCACCGGATACACTCCCACATGCTGTGGCTCGGCCTGTTTGCCGACTCGTTTGGCTTTGAAAGCGTGTTCCAGCAGTTCTGGCGCATCCGCGAGCATGTCATGGACATCTGCGAAGCCACGGCGGGCAACCGCGTTATCCTTTCGGTCAACGTGGTTGGCGGTGTGCGCCGCGACCTCAGCCCCGATCAGATCCGCTGGATGCATGGCCGTCTGGATGAACTGGAAAAGGGCATGCGCGAGCTTACCCGCACCATGCTTGACGACTACACCGTGCAGGAACGCACGCGCGGCATCGGCATCCTGAGCAAGGACGATGCCCGCCTGCTGGGCGCCGCCGGTCCCACCCTTCGCGGCAGCGGCTGGGAAATCGACGAACGTATGCACGGCTACGCCGCCTACAAGGATCTCAACTTCATTCCCGTGGTTGAAAATGACGGAGACTGCTACGCCCGCTCCAAGGTACGCTTTTATGAAGTGCTGCACTCCATAGAGCTTATCCGCGAGGCCTTGAACCGCCTGCCCGAAAGCGAGCTGACCGTAAAGGTCACCGGCAACCCCGAGGGCGAATCGGTCTTTCGTGTGGAGCAGCCTCGCGGCGAGCTGTTCTATTACATCCGGGCCAACGGCACCAAGAATCTGGAGCGCATGCGCGTGCGTACGCCCACCTTTGCCAACGTGCCGCCCCTGCTGCACATGCTGCCGGGCTGCAAACTGCCCGATGTGCCGGTTATCGTGCTGAGTATCGACCCGTGCATCTCCTGCACAGAGAGGTAG
- a CDS encoding 4Fe-4S binding protein — MYMLPNVLRNLSGKPATRLYPLEEREPFPAYRGVITNEVEKCIFCNSCARVCPTDAITVDAKAGKWNYDPFLCVYCSACVEKCPTKCLHQEPVHRKPSISKFVVHRTGTPRVKKAKAEAKGGENTEK; from the coding sequence ATGTATATGCTCCCAAACGTGCTGCGCAATCTTTCGGGCAAGCCAGCCACGCGGCTGTATCCTCTGGAAGAACGCGAACCCTTCCCCGCCTATCGCGGCGTGATCACCAACGAGGTTGAAAAGTGCATATTCTGCAATTCCTGCGCAAGAGTATGCCCAACCGATGCCATTACCGTGGATGCAAAAGCCGGAAAGTGGAATTATGATCCCTTCCTGTGCGTATACTGCTCCGCGTGTGTGGAAAAGTGCCCCACAAAATGTCTGCATCAGGAACCAGTGCACCGCAAACCTTCCATCAGCAAGTTTGTAGTGCACCGCACCGGAACCCCGCGCGTCAAGAAAGCCAAGGCCGAGGCCAAGGGCGGGGAAAATACGGAAAAATAA
- a CDS encoding Fur family transcriptional regulator: MWKTKTTDQAKPACCQAETSCCQADQPRMGHNLRLTPLRRMVLDYLQQAQEPVKAYDILDALRGKSSKALTPASVYRTLEFLLNQGLVHKVGSLNAFVACAETCHKKHAPVFMLVCPGCRKSREVNNPALYQTIFSTMQQQGFQLQGDTVELTGICPRCAEMDAQAGA, from the coding sequence ATGTGGAAGACGAAAACAACTGATCAGGCAAAACCAGCCTGTTGCCAGGCGGAAACATCGTGCTGTCAGGCAGACCAGCCGCGCATGGGGCACAACCTGCGGCTTACCCCCTTGCGGCGCATGGTGCTTGACTATCTGCAACAGGCACAGGAACCCGTTAAGGCCTATGACATTCTTGATGCCCTGCGCGGCAAATCCTCCAAGGCCCTCACGCCTGCAAGCGTCTACAGGACGCTTGAATTTCTGCTCAATCAGGGTCTTGTGCACAAGGTCGGCTCGCTCAATGCCTTTGTAGCCTGCGCGGAGACCTGCCACAAAAAACATGCACCCGTGTTCATGCTGGTATGCCCTGGTTGCCGCAAGAGCCGCGAGGTGAACAATCCCGCTCTTTATCAGACCATCTTTTCCACCATGCAGCAGCAGGGCTTTCAGCTACAGGGTGACACCGTGGAACTGACGGGCATCTGCCCCCGGTGCGCAGAAATGGACGCTCAGGCTGGCGCGTAA
- a CDS encoding NADH-quinone oxidoreductase subunit C, producing the protein MFFEAKEVTPQTLLSEVQQLANAKYRFVTMSQTVMDENTLRLFYHFDVNLTMSDLRHNAELCVWEPTDAKGMVHLRMDVNKNDAIPSITPVYFCAVLVENETQDQFGVHFADLPLDYQGAMYLEGEVTHAPYFTMTTVRRPAAKAEAAKDDTAKGEKA; encoded by the coding sequence ATGTTTTTTGAAGCCAAGGAAGTGACGCCGCAAACGCTGCTTTCAGAAGTGCAGCAGCTTGCCAACGCCAAATACCGTTTTGTGACCATGTCGCAGACCGTCATGGACGAAAACACGCTGCGGCTTTTTTATCACTTTGACGTAAACCTCACCATGTCCGATCTGCGCCACAACGCCGAGCTGTGCGTGTGGGAACCCACGGACGCCAAGGGCATGGTGCATCTGCGCATGGATGTGAACAAGAACGACGCCATCCCCAGCATTACGCCCGTGTATTTCTGCGCTGTCCTCGTCGAGAACGAAACGCAGGATCAGTTCGGGGTGCATTTTGCGGATCTGCCCCTGGATTACCAGGGGGCCATGTATCTGGAGGGCGAAGTCACCCACGCGCCGTACTTTACCATGACCACGGTCCGGCGGCCCGCCGCCAAGGCCGAGGCCGCCAAGGATGACACGGCCAAAGGAGAGAAGGCATGA